The following DNA comes from Gadus chalcogrammus isolate NIFS_2021 chromosome 12, NIFS_Gcha_1.0, whole genome shotgun sequence.
TGGCCCACCACGTGGCGGCCGTGGGGGCTGGCGAAGGAACCGTCAGGGGCCTGGCCCTGCAGaacacctggagggggagagagggaagagaggggaggggggagggaggggagggtgtggagaggggagaggggagaggggagagaggagaggggagagaggaggggggaggggaggaggaggaggggggagggagaggggagggggagggaggggagagaggagaggggagaaagaggagataggggagaggggagagaggagagaggggaggggagggagaggggagggggggagggaggggagagaggagaggggagaaagaggagataggggagaggggagagaggagagaggggagggagggagaggggaggggggggagggaggggagaggggagggataggagacaggagaggggagagagaggggagaggggagagaggagagaggggaggggagggagaggggagggggggagggaggggaggggggagggataggagacaggagaggggagagagaggggagaggggagaggggaggggggaggggagagagagaagaggggagggagaggagagaggggagggaggagaggggaggggagagaggagggaagagagagaggagagcgaagaTGGAGGCATTGAGAGCAGGGGAGAACACTTTATAGGCCCGTATGCAGTAATGACACAACAACATGAGGAGACAATAAAGACAATGGTTTTATGAGGAGTACATGAGACGTCTTGTGAAGCACTCACCACTGTCAGCAGGTCCTTCAGTCGGTGCCGGGGCAGGTGAGGAGCCCGAGGAGGAAGGACTGAAGAAGCATGTGTCCttcacaggaggagagagaacccCCTCTGCTGAGGGCACAGGGACACACAGGTCAGACGGCCCGACCCCCTGTGGACCAACTGCAGTGTGGACCGCTGGGAACAACTACAAACCGTGGAACAGTTGTCTCCGGgcgtgggggggagggtcagcCGGTTCAGCGAGGTGAGGCGACAGATGAATGTGCAGTTCTTTGGggtcataggtcatggagcagTCTCCAGACTGGGAAACAGCTTGACCCACTAAGAAACACACATTTGAAAGAAAAAGGGGTTTTAATCCTGCAAAGATATACTGGACCGATTGGGATGCCGGAGTCGTAGCCGGAGTGGAAGTCATGAGAACAACTGAAACCGCTGGAGGTCTCACCTGggtggggggtccggggggctCCCCCCCCTCGCTGGTACACCTGGAGCTCACCCTGCAGGGAGCGGGCCAGAGCCCGGTCCTCgctcagctgctgctggagaacacacacctCATGCTGcagcctggacacacacacacacacacacacacacacacacacacacacacacacacacacacacacacacacacacacacacacacacacacacacacacacacacacacacacacacacacacccacaggaaaTTACATATGTTTTGTTGCAAATGGATTCATTAAGACAACTAGTGCCTAAGCCAATATGCAAACACAGAATACAATGCATCATCCTCTGTCCATGTCTGCAGCGCTCCCTGTACCTGTTGATGGCCTCTATGCTGGTCTGCTTGTCCTGTTTCAGCTGGCCGACCTCCAGGCTGGTGCTTTGGGCGTCCATCTGCAGCTTCCTATTCTGCTCCGCCAAGCGCTCCGCCTCTAGCTCCGCCTCCTTGACTCTTGCCTTGGCCAATAGGGCAGCCTCCTGCAGACGCTCCGCCTCCAGGCCGCCATCTTAACCCCAGAGGCCCTCCGTTAGTGTGAGCACTCAATGGTTTGGATACAGAACAAGGCCAACCTTGGGAAGGACACCGTAAGAACTAAAACATGATGGCTCTGGGCTCTGAGGAActtaattattaataatttaatataaATACTAATGAAATGTGCATTTATTCCAAGTCCATTTCTGCCAGGATGGAACAGGCCATGTCCAACACATGGCTCACCAGACATTGCACCTGGCTATATCTTTCTACCAATAACCTGTGAGAGCAGCTCTCTCTCCGCTGCGTGCGGTCGGAGCCCTACCTCGGCTGGCCTGCTGCAGCCGGCCCTGCAGGCCcaggttctcctccttcagctgcCGCAGCTCCCCAGAGAGCTGACCCAGGGAGTCCAGTCCCTGGATGTAGATGTTGGTAGGAGcgcctgggagaggaggaggagagagagagaagggtgaggaggagtgaggaggagcagagagagagaagggtgaggaggagcagagagggagaggagtgaggaggaggaagaggagatgaggataCAGAGGTTGATGagtgaaccagagagagaggtgggggtacAATAGTTCCACCAGTACCAATAGTACAATAGTTTAGTAAAACGAGGGGATGGAGTGAATAAGGATGATGGTCATAGCTGGAGTGTAAAGGAGGCTGTGGTACAATCAAGGCCCCAGAGTACGaagtcaaggtgtgtgtgtgtgtgtgtgtgtgtgtgtgtgtgtgtgtgtgtgtgtgtgtgtgtgtgtgtgtgtgtgtgtgtgtgtgtgtgtgtgtgtgtgtgtgtgtgtgtgtgtgtgtgtgtgtgcgtgcgtgtgttaccCTTCTCTCTGGCGGCGAGGGCCAGcctctcctccagctgctgccgGAGGCGGTCGTTGGTCTGGATGGAGTCCTCCAGACGCTGCCTCAGGCTGCGGATCTCCCTCAGATGCTCTTTCATCAGCTCTGAGCCTGCAGCACACACAGCGACACTcagctcagcacacacacagcgacactcagctcagcacacacacagcgacactcagctcagcacacacacagcgacactcagctcagcacacacacagcgacactcagctcagcacacacacagcgacactcagctcagcacacacacacgacactgGCTCCAGAAACCTTTAGGTACGTTTGGCTTCAGAAACGTTCATGCAGGTGTCGCCAGTTTGCCCGCAGcgagtgacctctgacctctacctGTGTGGCTGGTGCCTGATTGGTAGCCGGACGACCCCGATGACAGGTCCGGCGCCGCCCTCATGGCGAGGCCGCCGTAGCTCatgtcccacaatgcactgcccTCCAGCAGGCCTGCCTCCGCCTGCATGGCGCCGGGGCCGGCcgccaggtgggcggggccgccCAGCGGGGCAGGCAGCAGGCCGTGGTAACAGAGGGGCGGGAAGCCGGAGGGGTCGAGGGGGGGCCCCAGCAGAGGAGTCCTCTggagggccagggggggggcgtAGGAGGAGCCTGCAGGAGGACCAGGAACACAGTACTGTGAtgtatgttggaggcagagggtGGAGCATACTGTCAGTGGGGGCTGTTAGTCAGACGGCAGATTCAGAGAGAATAAAAACAAGGAAAGGTTAGTAAGAGGGAACATGGAGGAGGAAAATAGATAGATTTTGAAGTTGTCCAGGGTTCGACTCGATTGAGAGACAGTCAACCCAGGTAACGCTTGGATTGACGAGAGCCAAGTCAGGAACAATGTGTCAtccaagaggagagtgaggctgtttgtgaatgaCAGGAGAAAAAATAACACTATAACTACTTTGCAGAGGAACTGAGTCTCCGTAGGTggaaaaagctgcaaacttggcacacatgtaCCAGGTGACTGTAGGACTATATGGTCTTAAATTCATAGCAACAACGCCAAATATTGCAGATATACATTTAAAGCACAACATATGCATATCCCCGATGTTTAAACAGCTATGAATTTGAAGATAAAATCATTAGGCCAGGCTCGCAATATTGTAGGACGCAGCTATCATTGCTTCCAACCTGAAGTATCAGGGGAGCAGTAAGCTCCCATCCTGT
Coding sequences within:
- the pde4dip gene encoding myomegalin, whose amino-acid sequence is MAPLWKSMLSQSSPLYRASLYSFSLWEWRAQERELALLKRHSDRERTSALTQLDKLSKELQQKDKVIESLRAKLDQQQSHHYGNQRSDTPCSSHALSDTTTGSDQSDRISYVSDERGSTNEDLELSSEMDAASEFGPEGRGASARSSTGCPSRSEAMSHHPSAPPSHASSHRAFSSFSSPSMHWALHKAASSHSQTGSSYAPPLALQRTPLLGPPLDPSGFPPLCYHGLLPAPLGGPAHLAAGPGAMQAEAGLLEGSALWDMSYGGLAMRAAPDLSSGSSGYQSGTSHTGSELMKEHLREIRSLRQRLEDSIQTNDRLRQQLEERLALAAREKGAPTNIYIQGLDSLGQLSGELRQLKEENLGLQGRLQQASRDGGLEAERLQEAALLAKARVKEAELEAERLAEQNRKLQMDAQSTSLEVGQLKQDKQTSIEAINRLQHEVCVLQQQLSEDRALARSLQGELQVYQRGGGAPRTPHPVGQAVSQSGDCSMTYDPKELHIHLSPHLAEPADPPPHARRQLFHAEGVLSPPVKDTCFFSPSSSGSSPAPAPTEGPADSGVLQGQAPDGSFASPHGRHVVGHVDDFKALQQQVLEGSALLRSTESTLEALSRPVPLRDRVSSARGNTHFSINSNNLSLEYKTRL